The following are encoded in a window of Musa acuminata AAA Group cultivar baxijiao unplaced genomic scaffold, Cavendish_Baxijiao_AAA HiC_scaffold_1099, whole genome shotgun sequence genomic DNA:
- the LOC103974195 gene encoding uncharacterized protein LOC103974195 isoform X1 has translation MPRTSALECPGCPPLRALTTDVLGLVKVVEAHGKTGIPKVVETWGQPNASSCVLAASYSDHKTDPLLAVARKNGLVECLNPINGEALGITKIDQPLSLDGSLNDDHVVGLHLFKTKGIDVPSRSVSLLTCLEKGNACLRSIPVGDAPENSTTASHITWNVCSSGKIICSSVDKSENYALFGGNGIELNMWDLGKCSKIWSAKSPPNRLGIFSPTWFTAATFLSEDDHRKVVAGTINHQVRLYDTSAQRRPIISVDFRESPIKAVCEDLDGYTVYIGNGSGDLASFDMRTGKLMGCFIGKCSGSIRSIARHPELPVIASCGLDSSLRVWDAKTRQLLSAVFLKQHLTNVVIDSHFSDEGSNGNTCDQQADLQVCDDTETVDNDELPISSGKKASKRKRVGKVK, from the exons ATGCCACGAACAAGTGCATTGGAGTGCCCTGGATGCCCACCTTTGAGAGCCTTGACGACTGACGTGCTCGgtcttgtaaaag TTGTCGAAGCTCATGGAAAGACTGGAATTCCAAAGGTGGTAGAAACATGGGGGCAGCCAAATGCTTCATCTTGTGTCCTTGCTGCTTCTTATTCTGATCACAAAACTGATCCG CTTTTGGCTGTTGCTCGCAAGAATGGTTTG GTTGAGTGTCTAAATCCTATTAATGGAGAGGCTTTGGGCATCACTAAGATCGATCAACCCTTATCACTGGATGGCTCTCTTAATGATGATCATGTTGTTGGATTGCATCTCTTCAAAACTAAAGGAATCGATGTTCCATCAAG GTCAGTTTCATTACTTACCTGTCTGGAAAAGGGTAATGCTTGCTTGAGGTCCATTCCCGTCGGTGATGCGCCAGAAAACTCAACTACTGCTTCTCATATTACATGGAATGTATGCTCTTCTGGTAAAATAATATGTTCTTCAGTGGATAAAAGTGAGAATTATGCCTTATTTGGAGG GAATGGCATTGAATTGAACATGTGGGATCTTGGAAAATGCAGTAAGATCTGGAGTGCAAAATCT CCTCCTAATAGACTTGGTATATTCTCTCCAACTTGGTTTACTGCTGCAACTTTTCTGAGTGAAGATGACCATAGAAAAGTTGTGGCTGGCACGATCAATCATCAG GTTCGTCTTTATGACACTTCAGCACAGAGGAGACCTATAATTTCAGTCGACTTTAGAGAATCTCCAATTAAAGCAGTTTGTGAAGATCTAGATGGCTATACAGTCTATATAGGCAATGGTTCTGGGGATCTTGCTTCATTTGATATGAGAACAG GAAAACTGATGGGATGCTTTATTGGTAAGTGCTCTGGAAGCATCAGATCTATAGCGAGACATCCAGAACTTCCCGTGATAGCATCTTGTG GATTGGACAGCTCTTTGCGTGTGTGGGATGCAAAGACGAGACAACTTCTATCTGCG gttttccTCAAGCAACATCTAACAAATGTGGTGATCGATTCACATTTCTCAGACGAAG GTTCCAATGGCAATACTTGTGATCAACAAGCTGATCTACAAGTATGCGATGATACTGAAACCGTAGATAATGATGAATTGCCAATCTCTAGCGGTAAGAAAGCATCTAAAAGGAAGAGAGTTGGTAAAGTCAAGTAG
- the LOC103974195 gene encoding uncharacterized protein LOC103974195 isoform X2: MPRTSALECPGCPPLRALTTDVLGLVKVVEAHGKTGIPKVVETWGQPNASSCVLAASYSDHKTDPLLAVARKNGLVECLNPINGEALGITKIDQPLSLDGSLNDDHVVGLHLFKTKGIDVPSRSVSLLTCLEKGNACLRSIPVGDAPENSTTASHITWNVCSSGKIICSSVDKSENYALFGGNGIELNMWDLGKCSKIWSAKSPPNRLGIFSPTWFTAATFLSEDDHRKVVAGTINHQVRLYDTSAQRRPIISVDFRESPIKAVCEDLDGYTVYIGNGSGDLASFDMRTGKLMGCFIGKCSGSIRSIARHPELPVIASCGLDSSLRVWDAKTRQLLSAVFLKQHLTNVVIDSHFSDEGES, encoded by the exons ATGCCACGAACAAGTGCATTGGAGTGCCCTGGATGCCCACCTTTGAGAGCCTTGACGACTGACGTGCTCGgtcttgtaaaag TTGTCGAAGCTCATGGAAAGACTGGAATTCCAAAGGTGGTAGAAACATGGGGGCAGCCAAATGCTTCATCTTGTGTCCTTGCTGCTTCTTATTCTGATCACAAAACTGATCCG CTTTTGGCTGTTGCTCGCAAGAATGGTTTG GTTGAGTGTCTAAATCCTATTAATGGAGAGGCTTTGGGCATCACTAAGATCGATCAACCCTTATCACTGGATGGCTCTCTTAATGATGATCATGTTGTTGGATTGCATCTCTTCAAAACTAAAGGAATCGATGTTCCATCAAG GTCAGTTTCATTACTTACCTGTCTGGAAAAGGGTAATGCTTGCTTGAGGTCCATTCCCGTCGGTGATGCGCCAGAAAACTCAACTACTGCTTCTCATATTACATGGAATGTATGCTCTTCTGGTAAAATAATATGTTCTTCAGTGGATAAAAGTGAGAATTATGCCTTATTTGGAGG GAATGGCATTGAATTGAACATGTGGGATCTTGGAAAATGCAGTAAGATCTGGAGTGCAAAATCT CCTCCTAATAGACTTGGTATATTCTCTCCAACTTGGTTTACTGCTGCAACTTTTCTGAGTGAAGATGACCATAGAAAAGTTGTGGCTGGCACGATCAATCATCAG GTTCGTCTTTATGACACTTCAGCACAGAGGAGACCTATAATTTCAGTCGACTTTAGAGAATCTCCAATTAAAGCAGTTTGTGAAGATCTAGATGGCTATACAGTCTATATAGGCAATGGTTCTGGGGATCTTGCTTCATTTGATATGAGAACAG GAAAACTGATGGGATGCTTTATTGGTAAGTGCTCTGGAAGCATCAGATCTATAGCGAGACATCCAGAACTTCCCGTGATAGCATCTTGTG GATTGGACAGCTCTTTGCGTGTGTGGGATGCAAAGACGAGACAACTTCTATCTGCG gttttccTCAAGCAACATCTAACAAATGTGGTGATCGATTCACATTTCTCAGACGAAG GTGAAAGCTAA
- the LOC103987463 gene encoding ethylene-responsive transcription factor RAP2-4, whose amino-acid sequence MATAMDVYCGTPAFSSSDPLREALEPFINGAPASTFSSSSSSASPEPLCFPSFSFPFSSFLHQNPIFVPSLPLSSSPEMLPRRLMDQNGRGVDRLSPAEIRAQLQYQQQLMAASSHRRSPRNGNLLAPQPQPMKRSGSPPSPPKPNKLFRGVRQRHWGKWVAEIRLPRNRTRLWLGTFDTAEKAALAYDRAAFMLRGDAARLNFPELRRNGAHMGSPLHSSVDAKLQAICDTLSNPEKQESAPLISAATEEAGTNGEFGTSGLEDTKSDISSSLEEDESSSSGSSAVSAMQYLDFTEAPWDESDSFVLRKYPSWEIDWDSVLSSD is encoded by the coding sequence ATGGCGACAGCTATGGATGTGTACTGCGGCACGCCAGCTTTCTCGTCATCCGATCCTCTGAGGGAAGCACTTGAACCTTTTATTAATGGTGCTCCCGCCTCCACTTTCTCCTCTTCATCAAGCTCGGCCTCCCCTGAGCCTCTCTgctttccttccttttctttccccttttcctCTTTCCTGCACCAAAATCCCATCTTTGTTCCCTCCTTGCCTTTGTCGTCGAGCCCCGAAATGCTTCCGCGACGGTTGATGGATCAGAACGGCCGTGGCGTCGATCGCCTCTCTCCTGCTGAAATCCGAGCTCAGTTGCAATACCAACAGCAGCTTATGGCGGCATCCTCCCACCGTCGGAGCCCGAGGAACGGGAACCTCCTAGCTCCGCAGCCTCAGCCCATGAAGCGCTCCGGGTCGCCGCCATCGCCTCCGAAGCCTAACAAGCTCTTCCGCGGCGTCCGGCAGCGGCACTGGGGCAAATGGGTCGCGGAAATCCGCCTTCCCCGCAACCGCACCCGCCTCTGGCTTGGGACCTTCGACACCGCCGAGAAGGCCGCCCTGGCCTACGACAGGGCCGCCTTCATGCTCCGCGGCGACGCCGCAAGGCTCAACTTCCCAGAGCTGCGGCGCAACGGGGCGCATATGGGATCGCCACTCCACTCCTCGGTAGACGCCAAGCTGCAGGCCATCTGCGACACCTTATCGAATCCGGAGAAACAGGAGAGTGCTCCGCTCATTTCGGCGGCAACGGAGGAAGCAGGCACGAACGGTGAATTCGGTACCTCCGGTTTGGAGGATACCAAGTCCGACATCTcctcctcgttggaggaggacgaGTCCTCCTCCTCGGGCTCGTCGGCTGTGTCCGCGATGCAGTACTTGGACTTCACCGAGGCGCCATGGGACGAATCCGACAGCTTTGTGCTGCGAAAGTATCCGTCGTGGGAGATCGACTGGGATTCCGTTCTCTCCTCGGATTAG